One Candidatus Mikella endobia genomic window carries:
- the rplM gene encoding 50S ribosomal protein L13: MKTFIAKPKMIKHDWYILDAKEKILGRIATEIAFRLRGKHKAEYTPHIDIGDYIIVLNSEQVVVSGNKYNNKIYYHYTGHVGGIKQATFKEMMNRHSEQVIEIAVKGMLPKGPLGRLMFRKLKVYKGTEHHHSAQQPKFLNI, from the coding sequence ATGAAAACTTTTATAGCAAAACCAAAAATGATTAAACATGACTGGTATATTCTTGATGCTAAAGAAAAAATTCTTGGTCGTATAGCTACCGAAATAGCTTTTAGGTTACGTGGGAAGCATAAAGCAGAATATACGCCACATATAGATATTGGTGATTATATTATTGTATTGAATTCGGAACAAGTAGTAGTCAGCGGTAACAAGTATAATAATAAGATTTACTATCATTATACTGGCCATGTAGGTGGTATTAAACAAGCTACTTTTAAAGAGATGATGAATCGTCATTCTGAGCAAGTTATTGAAATTGCTGTTAAAGGTATGCTACCAAAAGGACCGTTAGGTCGTCTTATGTTTCGTAAATTAAAAGTTTATAAAGGTACTGAACACCATCATTCAGCACAACAACCTAAATTTCTAAATATTTAA
- the prfB gene encoding peptide chain release factor 2 (programmed frameshift) — translation MFEMNLVKNRIQNLSERIEILRGYLNYDLKKERLAELKFQLEQPEIWNNPQIAQLLGRERSSIDNIVKTIDQFIHDLENITEIFQIASEEEKEIFRDIQKELNLLEDKLKQLELRRMFSGKYDSADCYVDIQAGSGGTEAQDWASMLLRMYLRWSELHGFQTKIIEESEGEVVGIKSVTIKVIGPYAYGWLRTETGVHRLVRKSPFDSSRRRHTSFSSAFIYPEVDDDLHIEIKPADLRIDVYRASGAGGQHVNRTESAVRITHLPTNIVTQCQNDRSQHKNKDQAIKQLKAKLYEFQLQKKNAEKKAIEETKSDICWGSQIRSYVLDDSRIKDLRTGMETRNAQSVLDGNLDKFIEASLKSGL, via the exons ATGTTTGAAATGAATTTAGTAAAAAACCGTATTCAAAATCTATCAGAAAGAATAGAAATTCTAAGGGGGTATCTT AATTATGATCTGAAAAAAGAACGTCTTGCAGAATTAAAATTCCAGTTAGAACAACCAGAAATATGGAATAATCCCCAAATAGCGCAATTACTGGGCAGAGAACGTTCATCTATAGATAATATTGTTAAAACTATTGATCAGTTTATTCATGATTTAGAAAATATCACAGAAATATTTCAAATAGCGTCAGAAGAAGAAAAAGAAATATTTAGAGATATCCAAAAAGAACTGAATCTTTTAGAAGATAAATTAAAACAGTTAGAATTACGCAGGATGTTTTCTGGAAAGTACGATAGTGCCGATTGCTATGTAGATATTCAAGCAGGATCTGGTGGTACTGAAGCGCAGGACTGGGCAAGCATGTTGCTTAGAATGTATTTACGATGGTCAGAATTACATGGTTTTCAAACAAAAATTATAGAAGAATCAGAAGGAGAAGTCGTTGGTATTAAATCAGTTACTATTAAGGTAATAGGACCATATGCTTACGGTTGGTTACGTACTGAAACTGGTGTGCACCGTTTAGTACGTAAAAGTCCGTTTGATTCTAGTAGGCGTCGTCATACATCTTTTAGCTCTGCTTTTATTTATCCAGAAGTAGATGATGATCTTCATATAGAGATTAAGCCAGCAGATTTACGCATTGATGTTTATCGTGCCTCCGGGGCTGGTGGTCAGCACGTTAATAGAACCGAGTCTGCAGTAAGAATTACCCATTTACCAACTAATATTGTTACTCAGTGCCAAAACGATAGATCTCAGCATAAAAACAAAGATCAAGCAATAAAACAGCTTAAAGCGAAACTATATGAATTTCAGCTACAGAAAAAAAATGCTGAAAAAAAAGCTATTGAAGAAACTAAATCTGATATCTGTTGGGGTAGCCAGATTCGCTCGTATGTACTTGATGATTCTCGCATTAAGGATCTACGTACTGGTATGGAAACACGTAATGCTCAGTCAGTACTAGATGGGAATTTAGATAAATTTATTGAAGCGAGTCTTAAATCAGGATTATAA
- a CDS encoding HU family DNA-binding protein → MNKNNRSGYNPKTSQVILFVTASRVVTFCPSKKLRNNDNLSR, encoded by the coding sequence TTGAATAAAAATAATAGGTCAGGATATAATCCTAAAACTAGCCAAGTGATTCTTTTTGTTACTGCCAGCAGGGTAGTAACCTTCTGCCCCAGTAAAAAATTAAGAAACAATGATAATCTATCTAGGTAG
- the rplT gene encoding 50S ribosomal protein L20, producing the protein MARVKRSVVARARHKKILKQAKGYYGARSRIYRVAFQAVIKAGQYAYRDRRQKKRHFRQLWITRINAAARQNDITYSKLINKLKKESINIDRKILADIAVFDKSAFTCLVDKTKKI; encoded by the coding sequence ATGGCTCGCGTAAAACGTAGTGTGGTAGCACGTGCCCGTCACAAAAAAATATTAAAACAAGCAAAAGGTTACTATGGTGCTCGTTCTCGAATTTATAGAGTTGCCTTCCAGGCAGTTATAAAAGCAGGTCAATACGCTTATCGTGATCGACGTCAAAAAAAACGTCATTTTCGTCAGTTATGGATTACTCGTATTAACGCCGCAGCTCGTCAAAATGATATTACTTACAGTAAATTGATAAATAAGCTTAAAAAAGAGTCTATTAATATAGACCGTAAAATATTAGCTGATATAGCTGTATTTGATAAATCTGCCTTCACTTGTTTGGTAGATAAAACAAAAAAAATTTAA
- the infC gene encoding translation initiation factor IF-3 has translation MKGGKKVPSVRSNRINREIRNAEVRLTGIDGRQIGIVTITEAIEKAEEAGVDLIEVSPNAEPPVCRIMDYGKFLYEKSKLAKEQKKKQKVIQIKEIKFRPSTDKSDYQVKIRNLIRFLEEGDKAKIILRFRGREISHQYIGIEVLNRIRNDLSKIAIVEYFPSKIEGKQMIMVLAPKKQCKE, from the coding sequence ATTAAAGGCGGAAAAAAAGTTCCATCTGTGCGTTCTAATCGTATTAACAGAGAAATACGTAACGCAGAGGTTCGTCTAACAGGTATAGACGGTAGGCAAATTGGTATTGTTACTATAACTGAAGCCATTGAAAAAGCGGAAGAAGCTGGTGTTGATCTAATTGAAGTAAGCCCTAATGCAGAGCCGCCAGTTTGCAGAATTATGGATTACGGAAAATTTCTTTATGAAAAAAGTAAATTAGCTAAAGAACAAAAGAAAAAGCAAAAGGTTATTCAAATTAAAGAAATAAAATTCCGTCCTAGTACTGATAAAAGTGACTATCAGGTAAAAATACGTAACTTAATTCGCTTTCTTGAAGAAGGAGATAAAGCTAAAATTATTTTACGTTTTCGAGGACGTGAAATATCACATCAGTATATTGGTATTGAAGTTCTCAACCGTATTCGTAATGATTTGAGTAAAATAGCAATTGTAGAATACTTTCCTTCTAAAATAGAAGGAAAACAAATGATTATGGTTCTTGCACCCAAGAAACAGTGTAAAGAATAA
- the rpmI gene encoding 50S ribosomal protein L35, with product MPKIKPVRSAVKRFKKTASGGLKHKHANMRHILTKKSTKRKRHLHPKSMVSKNDFSLVMHCLV from the coding sequence ATGCCAAAAATTAAGCCAGTACGTAGTGCTGTTAAGCGTTTTAAAAAAACAGCTTCAGGAGGTTTGAAACATAAACATGCTAATATGCGTCATATTCTTACTAAAAAATCAACTAAACGTAAGCGTCATTTGCATCCAAAATCTATGGTTTCTAAAAATGATTTCAGTTTAGTTATGCATTGTTTAGTATAA
- the lysS gene encoding lysine--tRNA ligase, producing MSHLHHNSNEELRSRYEKLTQLRKHGIAFPNNFKRNAVSNQLHNTYGNKNNKELKYLNIEVSIAGRMMTRRIMGKASFATLQDMGGEIQLYVTCNDIYEAQYNEQFKKWDLGDIIGARGRLFKTRTGELSVHCREIRLLTKAIRPLPDKFHGLADQENRYRQRYLNLLTNEKSRQTFKIRSRIIEEIRRFMIDNDFMEVETPMMQTIPGGANARPFITHHNALDIDMYLRIAPELYLKQLVIGGFERVFEINRNFRNEGLSPRHNPEFTMLELYIAYADYLDLIIFVENFLKTVTQRVLGTNFIQYGDLKLNFSKPFTKITMKEAICNYCPEIIPTMIENMISATQIAESIGIKVNKSWGLGKLQTEIFEEKIKNHLIQPTFITDYPAEVSPLARRNDENPFFSDRFEFFIAGREIGNGFSEMNDAEDQAARLLEQAHAKNNGDDEAMFYDEDYIMALEYGLPPTAGLGIGIDRLIMLLTNNHTIRDVILFPTLRPKQK from the coding sequence ATGTCTCATTTACATCATAATAGTAATGAAGAACTACGGTCGCGGTATGAAAAACTAACACAACTGCGCAAGCATGGTATTGCTTTTCCTAATAATTTTAAAAGAAATGCTGTTTCAAACCAGCTACATAATACCTATGGTAATAAAAATAATAAAGAGCTTAAATATTTAAATATAGAAGTCAGTATTGCTGGTAGAATGATGACACGCCGCATTATGGGAAAAGCATCATTTGCTACCTTGCAAGATATGGGAGGAGAAATTCAGCTATATGTTACCTGCAACGATATATATGAAGCTCAATATAATGAGCAATTCAAAAAATGGGATCTTGGAGACATTATAGGAGCACGTGGCAGGTTATTCAAAACACGTACTGGAGAATTATCTGTACATTGTAGAGAAATTAGACTGCTTACTAAAGCAATACGTCCACTTCCAGATAAATTTCATGGGCTAGCTGATCAAGAAAATAGATATCGACAACGTTATCTTAATCTTCTTACTAACGAAAAATCACGTCAAACATTTAAAATTCGTTCTCGTATCATAGAAGAAATTCGTCGTTTTATGATAGATAATGATTTTATGGAAGTAGAAACGCCAATGATGCAAACTATTCCTGGTGGTGCTAACGCTCGTCCTTTTATTACACACCATAACGCGCTAGATATTGATATGTATTTACGTATAGCACCAGAACTTTATTTAAAACAATTAGTAATAGGAGGTTTCGAACGTGTATTTGAAATTAACCGTAACTTTCGCAACGAAGGATTGTCTCCACGACATAATCCGGAGTTTACTATGTTGGAACTTTATATAGCTTATGCTGATTATCTAGATTTAATTATCTTTGTGGAGAATTTTTTAAAAACTGTAACACAAAGAGTACTAGGAACTAACTTTATTCAGTATGGTGATCTGAAATTAAATTTCAGCAAACCATTTACTAAGATAACAATGAAAGAGGCAATCTGCAATTATTGTCCAGAAATTATTCCAACAATGATAGAAAATATGATATCTGCTACCCAAATAGCTGAATCTATAGGAATCAAGGTCAATAAAAGTTGGGGTCTGGGTAAGTTACAGACAGAAATTTTTGAAGAAAAAATTAAAAATCATCTAATACAACCAACATTTATTACTGATTATCCAGCTGAAGTATCGCCATTGGCACGGCGTAATGATGAAAACCCTTTTTTTTCAGATCGTTTTGAATTTTTTATAGCAGGACGTGAGATTGGCAATGGTTTTTCAGAAATGAACGATGCTGAAGATCAAGCGGCGCGCTTATTAGAGCAAGCTCATGCTAAAAACAATGGAGACGATGAAGCTATGTTTTATGACGAAGACTATATCATGGCTCTAGAATACGGTTTACCTCCTACTGCAGGGCTAGGTATCGGTATTGATCGTCTTATTATGTTATTGACTAATAATCATACCATTCGTGATGTAATTTTATTTCCTACTTTGCGTCCCAAGCAAAAATAA
- the rpsI gene encoding 30S ribosomal protein S9, translating into MVINQYYGTGRRKSSSARVFIKDGNGNIIINQRNLDQYFGLETTRIMVCKPLELVDIRGKIDLYITVKGGGISGQAGAIRHGITRALIEYDETLRTILRKAGFVTRDSRQVERKKFGLHKSRRRPQFSKR; encoded by the coding sequence ATGGTTATTAATCAATATTATGGTACTGGTCGTCGTAAAAGTTCTTCTGCTCGTGTTTTTATTAAGGATGGTAATGGCAATATTATTATTAATCAACGTAATTTAGATCAGTACTTTGGTCTCGAAACTACCAGAATTATGGTTTGTAAACCCCTAGAATTAGTAGACATTAGAGGTAAAATAGATCTGTATATTACTGTTAAAGGCGGGGGGATATCTGGTCAAGCAGGAGCTATTCGTCATGGTATTACTCGGGCATTGATAGAATATGACGAAACTTTACGTACCATTTTGCGTAAAGCTGGTTTTGTTACTCGTGACTCACGTCAAGTGGAACGTAAGAAATTTGGTCTGCATAAATCACGCAGACGTCCACAATTTTCAAAACGTTAA
- the pheT gene encoding phenylalanine--tRNA ligase subunit beta, whose amino-acid sequence MKFSEFWLREWVNPTIDSNTLADQITMIGLEVNSIEPVAKRFTGVVIGKIVECRPHINIKNNKLFINTVDIGDKILHNIVCGAKNCRTDLIVAVATRGALLPGNLNIEAKKLFNELSEGILCSFPTLGIDGNNHDIIELPADAPIGKNIRDYLQLEDNIIDINITPNRPDCLGLLGIARDISAYNRITFEPPIIHKVLPVINDKIFIYVEVTNACPRYLGRIVKNININARTPLWMKEKLRRSGYRSIDAVVDITNYVLLELGQPTHIFDFDSIEGGILVRYAQKNEQLTLVNGNNITLASDTLVIADYNKVLAIAGILGGANSSINYSSTCNIFLECAFFNPLIITSAARRYELHTNTLYHYERGVDQNLPPLAIERVTELLVAICGGQPGPVIDRTSKRSLRQSNTINLHRKKLDRLIGHFIPNNDVNDILTSIGCKVRCILATDSWKVTAPSWRFDISIEEDLIEEIARLYGYNMIPNVPVRANLKISHFSEEALQLSRVKMLLVARGYHETIIYSFVDPKKQALFHPHQVPLVLPNPISKNMSVMRLSLWTGLIDALIYNQNRQQQRIRLFESGLRFIPDNTAEMGIRQDFMLAGVITGPRFNEHWDFDKEQPLVDFYDIKGDIEAIFDITGKLDDIEFKVQQHPALHPGQSAAIYIKNEFIGFIGMIHPELEAKLNLNSRTLVFEFLWNIVAECKSHKISNISRFPTNRRDIAIVVVDNIAVTDIINECKNVIGDQLININIFDIYHGNNIKKGFKSIAISLILQNKNNTLEEEEIAAIIEKCIFSLKSKFQAYLRNETYVSN is encoded by the coding sequence ATGAAATTCAGTGAATTTTGGCTGCGTGAATGGGTGAACCCAACCATCGATAGTAACACATTAGCAGATCAAATTACTATGATTGGACTAGAAGTAAACAGCATAGAACCAGTAGCTAAACGTTTTACTGGTGTAGTAATCGGCAAAATAGTTGAATGCAGGCCACACATCAATATCAAGAATAATAAATTATTTATTAATACCGTAGATATCGGTGATAAAATACTACATAATATTGTATGTGGAGCAAAAAATTGTCGCACAGATTTAATAGTAGCGGTAGCAACTAGAGGTGCCTTACTGCCTGGAAATTTGAATATTGAAGCTAAAAAATTATTTAATGAGCTATCAGAAGGTATACTGTGTTCATTTCCTACATTAGGTATTGATGGAAATAATCATGACATAATTGAACTACCAGCAGATGCACCCATAGGAAAAAATATTCGTGACTATCTTCAGCTTGAAGATAACATTATTGATATTAACATCACACCCAATCGCCCCGATTGCTTAGGATTGTTAGGCATTGCTCGAGATATATCAGCTTATAATCGTATTACTTTCGAACCACCTATTATCCATAAAGTATTGCCAGTTATCAACGATAAGATATTTATTTATGTAGAAGTTACTAATGCTTGTCCGCGCTATTTAGGAAGAATAGTAAAAAATATAAACATCAACGCTAGAACACCATTATGGATGAAAGAAAAATTACGCCGCAGCGGCTATCGATCAATAGACGCTGTAGTTGATATCACTAATTATGTTCTATTAGAACTAGGACAACCAACACATATTTTTGATTTTGATAGTATTGAAGGCGGGATTTTAGTTCGATATGCCCAAAAAAATGAACAACTAACATTAGTTAATGGTAATAATATTACTTTAGCTTCCGATACGCTAGTTATTGCTGATTACAATAAAGTTTTAGCAATAGCAGGGATTCTAGGAGGGGCTAATTCAAGTATTAATTATTCTTCTACCTGTAATATATTTTTAGAATGTGCTTTCTTTAATCCGTTAATTATAACTAGTGCTGCTCGTCGCTATGAATTACATACTAATACTCTATATCATTACGAACGAGGTGTAGATCAAAATCTACCACCTTTAGCTATAGAGAGAGTTACAGAACTATTAGTAGCTATTTGTGGTGGACAACCGGGGCCAGTTATTGATAGAACATCTAAAAGATCACTTAGACAGTCAAATACTATAAATTTACACCGAAAAAAATTGGATCGTCTAATTGGCCATTTTATCCCTAATAATGATGTGAATGATATTTTAACCAGTATTGGTTGCAAAGTTAGATGCATCCTAGCAACAGATTCTTGGAAAGTTACAGCTCCTAGTTGGCGTTTTGATATATCTATTGAAGAAGATTTAATAGAAGAAATTGCCAGATTATATGGTTATAACATGATTCCTAATGTACCAGTACGTGCTAATTTAAAAATATCGCATTTTAGTGAAGAAGCACTACAGTTATCAAGAGTAAAAATGTTACTAGTAGCTCGTGGCTATCATGAAACTATTATCTATAGTTTTGTTGATCCTAAAAAACAAGCATTGTTTCATCCTCATCAGGTTCCATTAGTACTACCTAATCCTATTTCTAAAAATATGTCCGTTATGCGATTGTCGTTATGGACCGGACTTATTGATGCGTTAATTTATAATCAGAATCGGCAGCAACAGCGGATCCGTTTATTTGAAAGCGGATTGCGTTTTATTCCTGATAATACAGCTGAAATGGGAATTCGTCAAGATTTTATGTTGGCTGGAGTTATTACTGGTCCTAGATTTAATGAACACTGGGATTTTGATAAAGAACAACCATTAGTAGATTTTTATGACATTAAAGGCGATATTGAGGCAATATTTGATATTACTGGTAAATTAGACGATATAGAATTTAAAGTACAACAGCATCCAGCTTTGCATCCAGGGCAGAGTGCAGCAATTTATATTAAAAATGAATTTATTGGTTTTATAGGTATGATTCATCCTGAACTTGAGGCCAAGTTAAATTTAAATAGTCGTACTTTGGTTTTTGAATTTCTCTGGAATATAGTTGCTGAGTGTAAAAGTCATAAAATAAGTAATATTTCTCGATTTCCTACTAATCGCCGAGATATAGCTATTGTAGTTGTTGATAATATTGCTGTTACAGATATTATTAATGAATGTAAAAATGTTATTGGAGATCAATTAATTAATATAAATATATTTGATATCTACCATGGTAATAATATCAAAAAAGGTTTTAAAAGCATAGCTATTAGTTTAATATTGCAAAATAAAAATAATACTCTTGAAGAAGAAGAAATTGCAGCAATTATTGAAAAATGTATTTTTTCTTTAAAAAGTAAATTCCAAGCCTACTTAAGGAATGAAACTTATGTTTCTAATTAA
- the sufA gene encoding Fe-S cluster assembly scaffold SufA: MQLDDNNMERFSMENNIWHGVTLTNSAVRKINKLMEDDSIMLGLRFSIKKSGCAGFKYFLEKVTQINNNDIVYETNGARLYVSIKAMPFIDGTVLDYIQQGINYVFKFNNPKAQYTCGCGKSFGL, from the coding sequence ATGCAATTAGATGATAATAACATGGAAAGATTTTCCATGGAAAATAATATCTGGCACGGAGTAACCTTAACTAATTCTGCTGTACGTAAAATTAATAAATTAATGGAAGATGATTCAATTATGCTTGGGTTACGTTTTAGTATTAAAAAATCTGGATGTGCTGGTTTTAAATATTTTCTGGAAAAAGTTACACAAATTAATAACAATGATATAGTTTATGAAACTAATGGCGCGAGATTATATGTGTCGATAAAAGCGATGCCTTTTATTGATGGTACTGTTTTAGATTACATACAGCAAGGTATAAACTACGTATTTAAATTTAACAATCCCAAAGCGCAGTACACCTGTGGTTGTGGCAAAAGTTTTGGCCTTTAA
- the thrS gene encoding threonine--tRNA ligase → MLVINLPNGSQRNFANPVSTLDVARDICPKLAKNCIAGRVNGKLVDAVDIIEHNAQLVILTAKDEVSMEIIRYSCAHLLGHAIKQLWPNTKMVRGSVIEKGFYYDIDLDHSLTTNDINLLEKRMYQLAKKSYNLIKEKVSWQQARDIFVTRGEDYKVDFLDKELNRNTYLELYHYEEYIDICCGLHVPNIRFCQHFSIQKTSGVYWRGNKKNKMLQRIYGTAWANKKQLNTYLQHLEEAAKRDHRKIGKQLDLYHIKEEAPGMVFWHNDGWIIFKELESFLRMKLKLYKYQEVKGPFMIDKVLWEKTGHWDNYAENIFTTSSENREYCIKPMNCLGHLLIFNQGLKSYRDLPLRMAEFGSCHRNEPSGSLHGLMRVRGFTQDDAHIFCTEDQIRDEINNCIQMVYNIYGTFGFEKILVKLSTRPEKRIGNDDIWSRAEHDLATALIDNGIIFESRPGDGAFYGPKIEFTLLDCLNRSWQCGTIQLDFSLPSRLNSFYMGENNVRIAPVMIHRAILGSMERFIGILTEEYAGFYPTWIAPLQVVIMNITDNQSIYVVKLTEQLSAEGIRVKADLRNETIGFKIREHTLRRVPYMLVCGDKEVATNNVAVRTSRGKNLGIIHINDFIAKLKQEISNYNLYQH, encoded by the coding sequence ATGTTGGTTATAAATCTTCCTAATGGAAGTCAGCGTAATTTTGCTAATCCAGTTTCTACTCTTGATGTAGCTAGAGATATTTGTCCTAAACTAGCTAAGAATTGTATTGCTGGTCGCGTTAACGGAAAATTAGTAGATGCTGTTGATATTATTGAGCACAATGCTCAACTGGTTATTCTGACTGCTAAAGATGAAGTGAGTATGGAAATTATCCGTTACTCCTGTGCTCATTTATTAGGACATGCTATCAAACAATTGTGGCCAAATACCAAAATGGTAAGAGGATCAGTTATCGAGAAAGGTTTTTATTATGATATTGATCTTGATCATTCTTTAACTACAAATGATATAAATTTATTGGAAAAACGGATGTATCAACTAGCTAAAAAATCCTATAACCTTATTAAGGAAAAAGTTAGTTGGCAGCAGGCTCGAGATATTTTTGTAACTAGAGGAGAAGATTATAAAGTAGATTTTCTAGATAAAGAGCTTAATCGTAATACATATTTAGAATTATATCATTATGAAGAATATATCGATATATGTTGTGGACTACATGTTCCAAATATACGTTTTTGCCAACATTTTTCTATTCAAAAAACTTCTGGAGTATACTGGCGCGGGAATAAAAAAAATAAAATGCTACAACGCATTTACGGCACTGCTTGGGCGAATAAAAAACAGTTAAATACTTATTTGCAACATTTAGAAGAAGCAGCTAAGCGTGATCATAGAAAAATTGGTAAACAGCTTGACCTATATCATATAAAAGAAGAAGCTCCTGGGATGGTATTTTGGCATAATGATGGCTGGATTATTTTTAAGGAACTAGAATCATTTCTACGAATGAAGCTGAAATTATACAAATATCAAGAAGTCAAAGGACCTTTTATGATAGATAAAGTGTTATGGGAAAAAACAGGCCATTGGGATAATTATGCAGAAAATATTTTTACTACTTCATCAGAAAATAGGGAATATTGTATTAAACCAATGAATTGCCTCGGACACTTATTGATTTTTAATCAAGGATTAAAGTCTTATCGCGACCTTCCGTTACGTATGGCAGAATTTGGTAGTTGCCATCGTAATGAACCCTCAGGATCACTACACGGATTGATGCGAGTACGTGGGTTTACTCAAGATGATGCCCATATTTTCTGTACTGAAGATCAAATTAGAGATGAAATAAACAATTGCATTCAAATGGTATATAATATATATGGTACATTTGGATTTGAAAAGATATTAGTTAAATTATCTACTCGTCCAGAAAAACGTATTGGTAATGATGATATTTGGAGCCGCGCAGAGCATGATTTAGCTACGGCACTAATAGATAATGGTATTATCTTTGAATCTAGACCTGGAGATGGGGCTTTTTACGGTCCTAAAATTGAATTTACACTTCTTGATTGTCTCAATCGATCCTGGCAATGTGGTACTATACAACTAGATTTTTCTCTTCCTAGTAGGTTGAATTCTTTTTATATGGGAGAAAATAATGTACGTATAGCTCCTGTTATGATACATAGAGCTATACTCGGTTCAATGGAACGATTTATTGGTATTCTAACAGAAGAATATGCTGGTTTTTACCCTACCTGGATTGCTCCGTTACAGGTAGTTATAATGAACATTACTGATAATCAATCAATATATGTTGTAAAATTAACGGAACAATTATCAGCAGAAGGTATTCGAGTAAAAGCAGATTTAAGAAATGAAACAATAGGATTTAAAATTCGTGAACATACTTTACGTAGAGTACCTTATATGTTGGTCTGTGGAGATAAAGAAGTAGCAACAAACAATGTTGCAGTACGTACAAGTCGCGGTAAAAATCTAGGTATAATTCATATTAATGATTTTATTGCAAAATTGAAGCAAGAAATTAGTAATTATAATCTTTATCAACATTAA
- the pheS gene encoding phenylalanine--tRNA ligase subunit alpha, translating to MPTIEFFVAQAKKAIEQSQDTATLDSIRIKYLGKKGIFSQQIHALRYLAPEERPVVGAIINKVKQEFKQELTKRKIILEKLALDIKIATETLDISLPGRRMENGSIHPISWTINRLESFFSTLGFSVVKGPEIENDYHNFDALNIPVHHSARTDKDTFWLDNTRLLRTHTSGVQIRIMKMQKPPMRIITSGRVYRNDYDYTHTPMFHQMEGLIIDTNISFTNLKGTLHDFLCNFFAENIPVRFRPSYFPFTEPSAEVDVMRTNGNWLEVLGCGMVHPNVLSNIGINPEIYSGFAFGIGIERLTMIYYHLTDLRAFFENDLRFLKQFKF from the coding sequence ATGCCCACAATTGAATTTTTTGTTGCTCAGGCTAAAAAAGCAATTGAACAGTCTCAGGATACTGCTACATTAGATTCAATACGCATCAAATATTTAGGTAAAAAAGGTATTTTTTCTCAACAAATTCATGCTTTGCGATATTTAGCTCCTGAAGAAAGACCAGTAGTAGGTGCTATAATAAATAAAGTAAAACAGGAATTTAAACAAGAATTAACTAAAAGGAAAATTATTTTAGAAAAATTGGCATTGGATATAAAAATAGCCACGGAGACTTTAGATATCTCATTACCAGGACGACGTATGGAAAATGGCAGTATTCATCCAATATCTTGGACCATTAATCGTCTTGAATCTTTTTTCAGTACATTAGGTTTTTCGGTAGTAAAAGGTCCTGAAATAGAAAATGATTATCATAATTTTGATGCACTAAATATTCCCGTACATCATTCAGCACGTACTGATAAAGATACATTTTGGTTAGATAATACTAGACTATTACGTACTCATACATCTGGTGTACAGATTCGCATTATGAAAATGCAAAAACCACCAATGAGAATTATTACTTCAGGAAGAGTGTACCGTAACGATTATGATTATACACATACTCCTATGTTTCATCAAATGGAAGGACTGATTATTGATACTAATATCAGTTTTACTAACTTAAAAGGAACACTACATGATTTTCTGTGTAATTTTTTTGCCGAAAATATACCAGTTCGTTTCCGTCCATCTTATTTTCCATTTACTGAACCTTCCGCAGAAGTAGACGTTATGAGAACCAACGGTAATTGGCTGGAAGTTCTTGGTTGTGGCATGGTACATCCAAATGTATTAAGTAATATTGGAATAAATCCAGAAATCTATTCTGGTTTTGCTTTTGGCATAGGAATAGAACGATTAACGATGATTTATTATCATCTTACAGATTTACGCGCCTTTTTCGAAAATGATCTACGTTTTTTAAAACAATTTAAATTTTAA